In the Uranotaenia lowii strain MFRU-FL chromosome 1, ASM2978415v1, whole genome shotgun sequence genome, TAACGCTTGCCGACGTTTTCAATTGTCAATGTCAATGAAAATGATGCAAACCAAAAATTCATTCCATTatccattcaaaaaaaaatattttttacaaaaagtggAGAATCTGGAAGCACGTTTAGACAGCCACCCACTGACAGCACAGTAGGAGAAACGTCAACGCGGACGAAAATCAtcacattattttcaaaacattgcaTTAGTGAGACCGATTTGTGCCCcagtttaattttgattaatttaatttaattaattctcGTGTTCCAGCATCCTCCCGAGTGCGCCACCATGTCCGAGGTAAATTTCTCTGCCCGTGCCTACTGCAAAATAATGCTACATGCGGCCAAATATCCGCATCTGGCCGTGAATGGGTTGCTTCTGGGCGCCGGAAAAGGAACTAACCAACAGAAGGAGGTGGTGGATGCGATTCCGCTGTTCCACCAGTGTTTGCACGTTACTCCGATGGCCGAGATTGCGCTGATCCAGGTCGAGGCACGGGCCGCCCAGCAGGGACTGCACATCATGGGTTACTATGCGGCAGCGGAGAATTTCTACGACAACCAGGTGGAGCGGGCTCCGGGGGCCCGGATTGCGGACAAAATTGCCGAGAACGTTAGCGGGGCCGTCTTCGCCGTGGTAAGTAGAATTTCATTCGCTACAATAATGTGTGATTagcttaaatcttaaaaaagtaatgttgaattctgatttctttcttactattttttttaaattaaatagtaaaatttatgaaatatccatacgtcagggccgtaggaagacccgactcatggggggggttttggtgactgatttgtaccttttattttttgcccaacaagcacaaattttgtttgttaccatatatgattattcatttttaagcacTATGAAATTGATAGTTTTcttattaaatcgtaactttaaaaaatgggtCCTAAACCTAAAAGGAGAGCAAAActcgctttcatcgatgggtaaaatcttttaatttgttttatagTCGTGTAGATCAAACATAGTTAATTTGGTCATAAAATAAGCTTATGGGGAAAGTCTTCCTTTTAAAttgggtatttaaaaaaaaacttagctcaatcttccaaactagtttgctaatttaaagattttgaccTTTGATGAAActatatcaaattttgaaaaaaaaaaaataactgatggTAATCATCCGATTTTCGTATCGAATTTTCTTGATggaaacttgaaccaaattaataattttagtatgaaatttggctttaaaaacctgcaatattaacacattgcggaccaaatacgagatctCGTTTTTTCCGCTTGCTGCTTGTATGCTTGTATGTATTAAAAGCATAATTTAAACGTTTTGAATCTAAgaatgaaacctcattctacaaaatttaacatattAATTAGCAAAATGTTGGTGTCCTTAATGTGTGAATAGTGTTAAACAATACTCTGGGAAAATAAAGAATTTGGTGCAGATTTTTTTGGCGTTAACAGCAAATGTTTGTCATAAGGAATCAATTCTATAttaaaaatcctgtggatgatttttttttaaataaaatttaggtttttcgaataaaacaatgaactcaaattctacctcttatttgtgattttcaattaaattgtgtttacaaacaaattttgtttaaaaacgaaatttggaaattgaattgacaagaaaTCTTAACACACTAAGAACCAGGATGAAATCTATTGCgagaaacaccaaaattcggcattttataTCTCAGAAATCGCTGGacgaattttttcaaatttaaaattttgaagttacggctaatgttgtgttcaattttgtcgtataaaaattaacattcaatttcagttcatttgagttatatttcgaagtgtagcacactgttggcatacgaaaaaaacgagatatctcgtatcgGGTCCGCAAttaagttcatgatctcttgaattcctcaacaatttatgttgattgtgaaatttatttataagttgaaactttttcaaagttaaaacttttgccttctgaatatgaattcaaaacctgaaattaaaaatttctttttggaaagatttctgaaatgtacaaaaaatgcgatttccgaaTCTTGTTCCAGATCAGAATATCATGAGCAAAATATCAGAGCACTCATTTATGAATctataatttaaattctttagttcaggtttaatcttaattcactaggtatttaaattatttattttcaatctgtattgtgaaccagaatttaaatatgaatttacaaagatctCCGTACCCTATGCTGTAATGGGTCACGGCGACGGCGTGCATTACTGTGTTTATGGAAGTTGACGGTTTGGAAACAGACTCTATACTAACATAAACCTGAAAGGGCGGTTGCACGTAGCCTTATTCGATATGAGATCATAGAAAGTAAATTAAATGGTGCTTCAATATCGTATACTTTTTCTttgatgatccatgttgataaggtgaatgggagttgaaacacttgccctcccttccgttggACAACAACAGCATTGCGCAGTGGAAATATCACAATTAGCAGTTTAAATGTTGATATTTCCACTTTTCCACCATGCGCAAGTTAGATTAGAATAGACAGTattgtaaatgaatgataactgCCAAAATTAGAAAGGCAATTTAATTGTACAAGAATTAGTGGATGAAGATGTTAACAATTGGTTAACACATGGTTAGGTATTCAATGGTCAATGTGCTACTAGGCAAGGTAAAGTAACAGTATTcttctccccaatgctctagtaagtgtgcatttgcggtttatgaatttcgaaggcttattcttaaatcaagcattttacaagaactagaggctaaTTGAATCAAGATGCTGTTTAGACAGTTTCCTGTCAAGAATATTTCCTTTTCgtttcaatactttttgatagatttgtcagttttttggTTAAgtgtgaaattgaaataatgaagtAAAAGATAGATGATAGTCCAGGAAAATAATATTGGAGATTTATAAATAAGagtgtaatttatttcatcaGGAACAGATTGAGGAAACTTGCTCTAAGAAGTTGTTAAGCGTTCGAAATTTTAGAAGAATAGCATTGTCATTAGCAGTATGGTCCGATTATTAATTCAATCatgctatttattttattgtttgtataacgtaaaattaatacaaaagttGGGGGGTAGacaattaaaaattctgttttatggtaTCCAAGTTGTTAATATAATTACAGAGCAGCCgcgtatttattttgaattcctaaGGAATCACACCTTGGGAAACATCTTTAATTACCCAATCCATCTGAATCTAGTTCTTTCttgttttattactttttttttgtagttccaTCTATAGCTCGAttaggtttgaaattcaaataaggatGTAGAAGATCGAAGg is a window encoding:
- the LOC129754630 gene encoding ER membrane protein complex subunit 8/9 homolog isoform X2, whose product is MSEVNFSARAYCKIMLHAAKYPHLAVNGLLLGAGKGTNQQKEVVDAIPLFHQCLHVTPMAEIALIQVEARAAQQGLHIMGYYAAAENFYDNQVERAPGARIADKIAENVSGAVFAVVDNRAVSVNMRYPALKVWQQRDSRWTKVARCTVEDSKNTFDAVSNLLHRGAMKELNDFDNYLDNTENDWSNEHFNRDLNQILSMY
- the LOC129754630 gene encoding ER membrane protein complex subunit 8/9 homolog isoform X1, which produces MLSHPPECATMSEVNFSARAYCKIMLHAAKYPHLAVNGLLLGAGKGTNQQKEVVDAIPLFHQCLHVTPMAEIALIQVEARAAQQGLHIMGYYAAAENFYDNQVERAPGARIADKIAENVSGAVFAVVDNRAVSVNMRYPALKVWQQRDSRWTKVARCTVEDSKNTFDAVSNLLHRGAMKELNDFDNYLDNTENDWSNEHFNRDLNQILSMY